In Nitrospira sp., the genomic window CATGCGGCCCTCCGATTTCATCCTGTTCCTCCTTATACATGTGTCTGTGACATAGAGGGAAGGTCAAATCGCATGGGATCCCCCCTGGTGATAGCTCGTGACTGTACGCCATGCGGGGGGCCAACTCTCAACAAGATATTTCAGAATGTGTGTGGCCGCACGTGTTTCGGACGTTCGACGACGCGCGCCGCAGCATTCGGGACTGGATGCAGTGGTACAACCAGGAGCGCCCGCATCAAGC contains:
- a CDS encoding transposase, coding for MFRTFDDARRSIRDWMQWYNQERPHQALGYRSPVQYRAQQLTQVA